The nucleotide window GCGGTAAtccttcttccttctttctttGCTTGCTGAATTTTGCATACTTTTctactcattttttttaaaattgtactGTTACTCATCTGGGTTTAGGTAAGGttcaaatttatcaaatttcCCTGATATGGAATTGATGAAAAAGGAAGATATTTActtttgttgcaattttttgTGCTTGATATTTAAAGATAGTAATATTTGGTTTTTTTAACCCCAGGAAAGAGGATGTATTGTGGCAGTTAGATTAGGGCTTTTCGAGTGCAATAACACAAAATGTTCGTTTCCATCAGATTATAACTTGTTCTAGACTTCAAGTTATTAGATGATTGCATAAGATTTTAACAGACTTGACTTGGGTTTGGACTTATTTGTCATCATGTCTTGTGGATCATAAACTTAGGAGTTTAAGTACTTGTTTTCTTCAAAGTTGGAGTCTTGATTTATGTGGGCTAAATTCATGAAATCTTTACACTCCAAAAGTCGACCGAGAACAAGCGACGACTAGCCGCTTATGGGCGACGAGTCAGTGCTTTTCTTCTGTTTTCTAATTTTTCGTTTTACTTGTTTGGCATATTTTGGACTTTGCTATTATTGCATATTGTCTCACTTCTATAGAAAgtaaatagtatatataatttagGTCTTTATTTACTCTAAATGTCCAACAATTTCTTAACATCTACCAACTTTAGATGCTTCCCTGAAAGAGTTCTAATATTCCAAGATGTCAATCTTAGCTTAGATCTAATTTGTTGCTTCTTATTAATAAAACCTAATAATCTTTACTTATTTGACACCACGATGGGGAAATATGGTTGCCATCACCACTTTTGTGAGGCAACCTAGCAAACCTTTCGTACTTAACACTATACCCTGGTTTGGGAGGTGAAACATGGTGTGCCACTTTTGGGCTGCATAAATTTTTGCTTTCTTAACACATCACCTGAGTTTGGGAGGTGAAGCTTCAAGCTCTTGCTCATTTGATATCACATTTGGCCAATGTGGTATGTTTTTTGACGACTACCTAGATACTCTTGCATACTTTTCTCTACGTCGGCCATTCGGCATCTAAGAAGTGCAACATGTCGGACACTAGAACGGGAGAGTTGATTAGAATCCAATTTATAAAATAACCCTGATTAAATGTGTATATTTTCACCAACAATACTGTATGGTTGCAACTTTGAACGTGTCATGGCTGAACTACAAAACTCCATAAAAGGCTATTTAATTCTGTATTTACTATGGGCTTTGGAAATATTTGACTTGGATGATGCAGAGGTAACACCATGTTTTGTGCTAATAACCTGGATGAGACTCCTTGTAGTTTTAAAGCTGACCAGAACAATTGGGCTGTTGCACCAGTCTGGATCCTGTGCATGGAAATTTGGTACAGAGGGTCATAAGAGCAACTGAAAATTCTTTAAAAGACGCCATGAATATCGATAGTGCATATTTCTTGAATTTATTGCTAAAATAGAAAGGATAGGTGGATGACATATAAAAAGGAAGATCGGGGGAATGAATGTTTTCTGCTTTTACGATTTTCCCTTGATCGAATGTATCACATTTTAAGGTCACTTGATTTGTGAACCGTTTCACATATCGTAGGTAAGGAAGCCGAttatgaagtgaagatatacaGGGTTGACATATCACCAAATCCAGTCACAAGAGGCAGGCCAGCTACCTTCAGCCTTTCTGCTTTTACTGGTAATTAAAACTAACTCCATGTTATCttacaatattttgttttattttattttaagaataaatcGAATACAGAATTTCTGACTTCCGTGGAATACATACATGCTGATTTTGTTAACGAATCTTTGAAATGTCTCCAAAATATACATTTCCAGAAGAATATTGAGTTTCTTgccttatattttttataggcTTAGACTTCCTTTCCTTCACCTTACATTTAATTATCTGAACATAAGGTAATCTCAGTTCTAAATTCATCTTCGGTAGcccttatttaatttattgttcTGCATCGAGAATTAATTTGGTGGTGAAAAGAACACTAATGAATGTTTTTTGGCTTATATAGCCATTTGATTCATCTTTTTTACGGAGTATTATATGTTCTCCCCTAAATTGTCTTTGATGGAATTGTTTCGTATACTTGTAACTGCTTCCTACATTACGACATTCCTACATTGTCAAGCTTAGTTCGTGATATTGAAAATGAAGTAACAAATAAGTATCTTGATCCTGTTATTGACTTGTACGAAGTAATCATACAATGTATGATCATTCACCTTTTGTTTAAAAGAAGAAAGTCTTTGATAAATCTTTGGATGTCCATATGAAAAGAAATTCTTCTTGCCTTACAAGTAAAAGATGATGGTTCAAATATTCCTTCTCTTAGGTGTCTTCATCACAACATTTGTCTCTCTCATAATACTTTGTATCAATTGTTTTTTCTCTCGATCCCCTTCGAGTTTCATTATTACTCTTACTAGTTACCAACCATCTTCGAATTCAGGCTAAAGTCAACATTAAAGTTCTTTCTGTTGTGAATGGTAGTTCCCACTGTTGTAGATTTTGCTAAATGTGTTTAAATCATCGTCTTGATGGCCACGTTTGCAGAAAAAGCTATTCGTGGTGGAAAATTGGACATTGATGTTTCATACTTTGGATGGCATGTGTATAGTGATACTCATGATTTATGCACTGAGATTTCATGCCCAGTTCCACCCGGTGATTTTGTCATTTCACATTCCCAGCTTTGGCCGGTATTTACTCCTCCGGTGAGTTGTCTTTGTAACTTCTTTTTCATCTGTCAATGTCCGCAACTGATAGTCGGAGTTGCTTAAGATTCTATGGCACTTATTATCAAGACTTTTAATGGTTATTTGATACTTCTAGTAGAATATTTTGTGGAAATTGTAGTATGAAACctttaagggggtgtttggtagcTGTTTATTAAGGGTTGGTAACGGAATCAAGTAAGCAACAAAACCCatgatttaatgttttttttgattGTGAGGGTAATTATTTCATTACGTAGGCTTGGGTAGTTTCTTACTTTGTTACAACAATGACATGGAAGGTAACAAATTCATCATCCTCATTTCATCCTTACCCCACTTTATAccaaacaattaataataatgctGAACAATATCATTACCCTTTTTAAGCTTTCCTTTTCCATTTCTCATACCAAACACCAAATAAATTCTaattatgctatattttggaaTGGTgatttcaattaaaaatctAGGTTTGGCTTAATTTAGTgtttgcaaataaaaaaaattaaatttatatttaagcCACTTTTACCATTGTTTGAAAAGCgattaaagttgagaatttaaaaaaagCTTTCGAAacttgtcattttcaaattctctgTTTatgatttcaaaattaaaagatgtaatttgaaatgaatcATTTGTTCCAAACACTACCTAAAGTTAATCTTTGAGAAAAGATGAGATGAATAACCTCTTTGTTCAAAAATTTGATAATGACAAGGTTTGTGTagttattttcaaattctcatctttaactatttttaagaTAAATACGAATTtagtttcaaaaaataaaaataagggcaagttttgttccaaatttaaatttaaaatttgtgatTAGCCAATCACTAAATCTGagttattttaaatgtttaaatgaaattataatCCCTAAATAAAATTGTTTTAGGATGATCGTTTTTCCTTTTAAGAATAAGATATAGACTTATACACTGAAGATATGTAATGCGAAATTTACGTTTaggttttgaatattatttgtatATCACACTAAACTTATGTACAATTTCATGTGAAGACTTATTCTACTTTTCTAAATACACCATCTCTTTTTGTTGTTGTTAGTCTGAAAAGGCCCAAATCTTTTGAGGTTAAGGCTTtaacattattgttgttgttgctagcCAACCTGCTAGCCTACGATATATTTGAATAGCCAAAGATTGAGCTATCAGCTTCAGTAGATCAGTCTAATGGAGTACTTGTTTTTACAGATATGTCTGCTTTCCTTTCCTAACTATGTAAATAAATGGTTACACATAACAGGGTTCGTACTCTCTAAAACTAAAGATCGTGGATGCTAATAGGCGTCAACTTTCTTGCATTACCTTTGGTATTACCATCACATTTCGATCATTTGTAGGAACTTTTTAATGGCAGCTTACTTATACAAGACTCTTCTCACTTTCTGCtgtaaaaatgaaacaaaatgatACGAAACAGAACCAAGTGATGCTAGAATCACTTAGATTGTCAACTATATATgtattgttattttgttgataatGGTACATGTTTTTAGGCTATAAGctttatatgactattgttatagAAATTTGTACAATACACTAAGTTTTATTGTTACATatattcttacttgagaccgtcttttgtAAAGACAGCTCTCAAAAGTCCAACCTAAAtctaatttttgataatttaaaaaaaaaactgctaTTGAAATCAAAGCGCGCGTGTTAAGTGGAATGTGAAAAGTTACATAATATATTGGGGTTATAACATTTATTTAGGTTATAACATATTACATTTGTTGTTATACcaacatatatttggggttataacaatatatttgaagttataactcccaaatatatgctggtatatATAACACCAAATGTAATATGttataattctaaatatattatgtgacttttcacattccaCTTTACACCCGCGCTATGATTTGAgcaacatttttttaaaattaatataaattagattTTGGCTGAGCTTTTGAGAGCT belongs to Amaranthus tricolor cultivar Red isolate AtriRed21 chromosome 17, ASM2621246v1, whole genome shotgun sequence and includes:
- the LOC130803658 gene encoding uncharacterized protein LOC130803658 gives rise to the protein MSMAAITFTNILIFSFFFLSPSVYATDIRYCGKEADYEVKIYRVDISPNPVTRGRPATFSLSAFTEKAIRGGKLDIDVSYFGWHVYSDTHDLCTEISCPVPPGDFVISHSQLWPVFTPPGSYSLKLKIVDANRRQLSCITFGITITFRSFVGTF